One genomic region from Listeria monocytogenes encodes:
- a CDS encoding energy-coupling factor ABC transporter permease, translating into MHIMEGFLPVKWAVFWFIVFIPFLVLGLIRIRKLIALDKNNKLLLALCAAFIFVLSALKIPSVTGSCSHPTGVGLATVMFGPLVVSVLGVIVLLFQALLLAHGGITTLGANAMSMAVIGPMVGFVVYKLARKLNCNKSVSIFLCAMTADLATYLTTSVQLGVVFPDPASGMMASILKFMAIFCVTQVPIAIAEGLLTVVMYNLISKNLPEKVAQLR; encoded by the coding sequence ATGCATATTATGGAGGGCTTTTTACCAGTTAAATGGGCTGTCTTTTGGTTCATTGTATTTATCCCATTCCTTGTACTTGGCTTAATTCGTATTCGTAAATTAATTGCCCTAGATAAAAATAACAAATTACTGTTGGCACTATGCGCAGCCTTTATCTTCGTTCTTTCAGCGCTTAAAATTCCGTCCGTTACAGGATCTTGTTCTCATCCGACTGGTGTAGGTCTTGCAACTGTTATGTTCGGTCCGCTCGTTGTCAGTGTACTTGGCGTGATTGTCTTGCTTTTCCAAGCGTTACTACTTGCACACGGCGGTATTACAACACTTGGCGCGAACGCAATGTCTATGGCTGTTATTGGGCCAATGGTTGGTTTTGTCGTATACAAACTCGCTCGTAAACTAAACTGCAATAAAAGTGTTTCGATTTTCTTATGTGCGATGACAGCTGATTTAGCAACCTACTTAACCACCAGCGTCCAGCTCGGAGTCGTTTTCCCAGATCCAGCATCCGGCATGATGGCATCCATTCTGAAGTTCATGGCGATTTTCTGTGTGACACAAGTTCCAATTGCGATTGCAGAAGGATTGCTAACGGTAGTCATGTACAATCTTATTAGCAAAAATTTACCAGAAAAGGTGGCACAATTACGATGA
- a CDS encoding energy-coupling factor ABC transporter substrate-binding protein, with amino-acid sequence MKKININVILILLVVLLMVSPFFFNKTGEYGGSDGEAEAEITKIDPSYEPWFEPLYEPKSGEIESLLFTLQGCIGTGIIAYVIGVSRGKRKAENDVNH; translated from the coding sequence ATGAAAAAAATAAATATCAATGTCATTTTAATTCTATTAGTTGTATTGTTAATGGTTAGTCCATTCTTCTTCAATAAAACGGGGGAGTATGGCGGTTCTGACGGGGAAGCAGAGGCGGAAATCACCAAAATCGATCCAAGCTATGAACCATGGTTTGAACCTCTTTATGAACCAAAAAGTGGCGAAATTGAAAGCTTATTATTTACGCTTCAAGGTTGTATCGGAACAGGAATTATCGCGTATGTCATTGGTGTAAGTCGTGGCAAGCGGAAAGCTGAGAACGATGTTAACCATTGA
- a CDS encoding energy-coupling factor ABC transporter transmembrane protein: protein MLTIDKYAYQNRWIAFSPSAKALFYVAILILALTGPVLVQAILFLCMVPLTLYVVKIHFKQYLKWLLLPFSFLLFSLLSILISISKDPSSFLASISIGSFYLGISDVTITTATQVFFRSIACLAATYFFVLTVPVVQLTKVMKRIFIPKVLIELTILIYRFIFIFLEEATAIRKAQSLRFGYHGIKNSYRSFGMLVNTLFNRVMKRYNEMVVTLDVKLYQGEFHI from the coding sequence ATGTTAACCATTGATAAATATGCTTATCAAAACCGGTGGATAGCTTTTTCGCCATCAGCAAAAGCATTATTTTATGTCGCAATTCTAATACTCGCGTTAACTGGTCCTGTGCTCGTCCAAGCTATACTGTTTTTGTGCATGGTGCCACTGACGCTCTATGTCGTTAAAATTCATTTTAAACAATATTTGAAATGGCTCCTTTTACCATTTTCATTTCTACTTTTTAGTTTACTGTCGATTCTTATTTCGATTTCTAAAGATCCAAGTAGTTTTCTCGCTTCGATTTCGATTGGCAGTTTTTATCTCGGGATTTCCGATGTGACGATTACGACGGCAACTCAAGTTTTTTTTCGAAGTATCGCTTGTTTAGCAGCGACATACTTTTTCGTCTTAACTGTTCCCGTGGTACAATTAACGAAAGTAATGAAGCGGATTTTTATCCCAAAAGTACTTATTGAACTAACGATTTTAATTTACCGTTTTATCTTTATTTTTTTAGAAGAAGCGACGGCGATTCGAAAAGCACAGAGCCTTCGCTTCGGTTATCACGGCATAAAAAATAGTTACCGGTCATTTGGCATGCTCGTAAATACTTTATTTAATCGTGTCATGAAAAGATATAATGAAATGGTTGTAACACTTGATGTGAAGCTATATCAAGGAGAATTTCATATCTAG
- a CDS encoding ATP-binding cassette domain-containing protein: MLKTEHISFQYEDGKQALTDVSIDLEKGNIIGLIGANGSGKSTLFMQLLGINKPTSGKVYFDGKPLSYNKKALFALRKKVSIVFQDPDQQIFYSNVRDDVAFALRNLGVSESEVESRVTNVLKIVGATEFQHKPVQYLSYGQKKRVAIAGALVLDTDWLLLDEPTAGLDPIGKKIMMEIIERLANQGKKILISSHDIDLIYEICDYVYMLKDGAVLTNGETSSVFLEKSNIEQAGLVQPWLIKLHQQAGYPLFKKEADFFAHTGKVTN; encoded by the coding sequence TTGCTTAAAACAGAACATATTTCATTCCAATATGAAGATGGCAAACAAGCCTTAACGGATGTTTCAATTGATTTAGAAAAAGGCAATATTATCGGCCTAATTGGTGCGAATGGCTCCGGTAAATCGACACTTTTTATGCAGCTATTAGGCATTAACAAGCCAACTTCTGGTAAAGTTTATTTTGACGGAAAACCACTTTCTTACAATAAAAAAGCACTGTTTGCTTTGCGAAAAAAAGTGAGCATCGTTTTCCAAGATCCAGATCAGCAAATCTTTTATTCGAATGTTCGTGACGATGTGGCTTTTGCGCTTAGAAATTTAGGCGTAAGCGAAAGTGAAGTAGAATCGCGCGTGACGAATGTGCTTAAGATTGTTGGTGCAACGGAATTTCAACATAAACCAGTCCAATATTTAAGTTATGGCCAAAAAAAACGTGTCGCGATTGCCGGGGCTCTTGTTCTTGACACAGATTGGTTACTGCTAGATGAACCAACAGCTGGCCTCGATCCTATCGGTAAAAAAATTATGATGGAAATTATCGAACGTCTGGCAAACCAAGGAAAAAAGATCCTTATTTCAAGCCATGATATCGATTTAATTTATGAAATATGCGATTACGTGTATATGTTAAAAGATGGAGCTGTTCTCACAAATGGGGAAACAAGCAGTGTTTTCTTAGAGAAAAGCAATATCGAACAAGCGGGATTAGTCCAGCCTTGGCTAATCAAATTACACCAACAAGCTGGCTATCCACTGTTCAAAAAAGAAGCCGATTTTTTCGCGCATACGGGGAAGGTGACTAATTAA
- a CDS encoding cobyric acid synthase → MVKQIMIQGTASDAGKSVLVAGLCRLFKNKGKRVVPFKSQNMSLNSFITATGDEMGRAQVFQAEAAGVFPDVRMNPVLLKPTNDRQSQVIFMGAILDNMDAVTYHDFKQTLIPKIQAVYQSLVDENDIIVLEGAGSPAEINLNDRDIVNMGMAKMVDAPVVLVADIDKGGVFASIYGTIMLLNEEERARIKGVIINKFRGDVALLQPGIDMIEELTNVPIIGVIPYANLQLEEEDSVSLSGKNYVPDSNALLNIAIICLPRISNFTDFHILEIQPDISVRYIRNIADFGNPDLVIIPGSKNTLEDMTFLEESGLKNAIQNYAKNAGKVIGICGGYQMLGQKMLDPNQVESKQLEIAGLGLLDTETIFLDHKRTTQITGVTHSGEAVEGYEIHMGETKRGESTSPFCEIKAVNGNEETHQDGAISVNKNIIGTYIHGIFDNDVFLGNLFDELLTRKNKSVYPHEIIKLKEHKEQEYDKLAALLEENIQMDQLEKIMKGEKICVSTQKPAIKE, encoded by the coding sequence ATGGTAAAGCAAATAATGATTCAAGGTACCGCTTCTGATGCCGGGAAAAGCGTGCTAGTGGCCGGATTATGCCGTCTGTTCAAAAATAAAGGTAAGCGAGTTGTTCCATTTAAATCTCAAAATATGTCACTCAATTCTTTCATAACGGCGACAGGGGATGAAATGGGACGGGCACAAGTTTTTCAAGCAGAAGCGGCTGGTGTTTTTCCAGATGTCCGCATGAATCCAGTGCTCCTTAAACCGACCAATGATCGGCAATCGCAAGTGATTTTTATGGGTGCGATTTTAGATAATATGGACGCTGTGACGTACCATGATTTCAAACAAACACTTATTCCGAAAATCCAAGCAGTTTACCAGAGTTTAGTGGATGAAAATGATATTATTGTACTAGAAGGTGCCGGAAGCCCAGCCGAAATCAATTTGAACGACCGTGATATCGTGAATATGGGCATGGCAAAAATGGTCGATGCACCAGTTGTCCTAGTTGCTGATATTGATAAAGGTGGCGTATTTGCTTCGATTTATGGCACCATTATGCTGTTAAATGAAGAAGAGCGGGCTCGGATCAAAGGTGTTATTATCAATAAATTCCGCGGCGATGTAGCTCTTTTACAACCCGGAATTGATATGATTGAGGAACTCACAAACGTCCCGATTATCGGTGTGATTCCTTATGCCAATTTACAACTGGAAGAAGAGGATAGTGTTTCACTAAGTGGGAAAAATTACGTGCCAGATAGTAACGCACTACTTAATATCGCGATAATCTGTTTACCGCGGATTTCTAATTTCACAGATTTTCATATTCTGGAAATCCAGCCCGACATAAGTGTACGCTACATCCGTAATATAGCTGATTTTGGAAACCCAGATTTAGTCATTATTCCTGGAAGTAAAAATACACTAGAAGATATGACTTTCCTCGAAGAATCTGGACTTAAAAATGCCATTCAAAACTATGCTAAAAATGCCGGGAAAGTAATCGGGATTTGTGGTGGCTACCAAATGCTCGGTCAAAAAATGCTCGATCCGAATCAAGTGGAGAGTAAACAATTAGAAATAGCCGGACTTGGTTTGCTAGATACCGAGACGATTTTTCTCGACCACAAGCGCACTACTCAAATTACAGGTGTGACGCATTCAGGTGAAGCTGTTGAAGGTTACGAAATCCATATGGGTGAGACGAAGCGCGGCGAGAGCACTAGTCCATTTTGTGAAATTAAAGCGGTGAACGGAAACGAAGAAACCCACCAAGATGGCGCTATCTCTGTCAACAAAAATATCATCGGTACATATATTCATGGTATTTTCGACAATGATGTTTTCTTAGGAAATCTATTTGACGAACTACTAACGCGCAAAAACAAATCCGTTTATCCACATGAAATCATTAAACTAAAAGAACACAAAGAACAAGAATACGACAAATTAGCGGCTCTTTTAGAAGAAAATATCCAAATGGACCAACTAGAAAAAATCATGAAAGGAGAAAAAATATGCGTATCTACACAAAAACCGGCGATAAAGGAATGA
- a CDS encoding cob(I)yrinic acid a,c-diamide adenosyltransferase encodes MRIYTKTGDKGMTRIIGGSKVSKDNIRIDAYGTLDELNSLIGYTITTLGAEPEIQAELEQIQQQLFDAGGDLATEEGKRAYKLTSEPVAWLEDRIDVYADEPPEIEKFILPGGTQAASLLHMARTVTRRAEREIVGMLKIASSNEEVLKYVNRLSDYFFAVARVVNYRAGETDIFYKNSELVFRNKKK; translated from the coding sequence ATGCGTATCTACACAAAAACCGGCGATAAAGGAATGACAAGAATTATCGGGGGTAGCAAAGTAAGTAAAGATAATATCCGTATCGATGCATATGGAACTTTGGATGAACTTAATTCGCTGATTGGCTACACGATAACAACACTTGGGGCTGAACCAGAAATTCAAGCCGAACTTGAACAAATTCAACAGCAATTATTTGATGCAGGAGGGGATCTTGCAACAGAGGAAGGCAAACGTGCGTATAAATTAACTAGTGAGCCTGTTGCGTGGCTAGAAGACCGAATTGACGTCTATGCCGATGAACCACCAGAAATCGAAAAATTTATCCTGCCAGGTGGAACGCAAGCAGCCTCGTTACTGCACATGGCTAGAACCGTAACAAGAAGAGCTGAACGCGAAATCGTTGGTATGTTAAAAATTGCTTCAAGTAACGAAGAAGTGTTAAAATACGTCAACCGTTTATCCGATTACTTTTTTGCCGTTGCCAGAGTCGTCAATTACCGCGCTGGTGAAACAGACATTTTCTACAAAAATTCCGAACTCGTTTTCCGCAATAAAAAGAAATAA
- a CDS encoding DMT family transporter: MTKRSSKSLLLFMAMGLVSGLLSPIQTSINSQLRLTVGSPFVASFISFLVGTTLLTLVCLIVERRLTFQLKGVGRIPWWVFTGGALGVLFVTSNILLLPLLGSAMTVVLALCGQMIIALIIDHFGFFGVIPHPINRYRMIGVLLMLVGVFLIQRF, translated from the coding sequence ATGACAAAAAGATCATCCAAATCATTATTACTATTTATGGCAATGGGACTTGTTTCTGGACTACTTTCCCCGATTCAAACGTCGATTAATAGCCAACTTCGGCTAACTGTCGGTTCTCCTTTTGTGGCATCATTTATTTCCTTTTTAGTTGGGACGACTTTGCTTACACTGGTTTGTTTAATCGTTGAGCGTCGTTTGACTTTTCAACTGAAAGGTGTCGGCCGAATTCCTTGGTGGGTTTTCACTGGCGGTGCGCTTGGAGTGCTCTTCGTAACTTCTAACATTTTACTTTTACCATTACTCGGCTCAGCAATGACGGTTGTTTTAGCGCTTTGTGGGCAAATGATTATTGCACTTATTATTGATCATTTTGGCTTTTTCGGGGTTATTCCACATCCAATTAATCGTTACCGAATGATAGGTGTATTGTTAATGCTCGTTGGTGTATTTTTAATCCAACGTTTTTAA
- a CDS encoding DMT family transporter, translated as MIILFIVSGLLAGMVLPVQTAINTRLSTYTKSPFLASWVSFMVGTTVLLIVCLFTQKSWPISSEMIASNPWYIWVGGGTLGVIFLTANILLLPRLGSALLVMITVCGQMIMAIIIDNFGLFQVPMHEINIERLLGVILMFGGIYLMQRF; from the coding sequence TTGATTATATTATTTATTGTATCAGGTTTGTTAGCTGGGATGGTATTACCAGTTCAAACGGCCATCAATACACGACTTAGTACATATACGAAATCACCGTTTTTAGCTTCGTGGGTTTCTTTTATGGTAGGGACAACTGTTTTACTTATCGTTTGCTTATTTACACAAAAATCATGGCCAATATCTTCAGAAATGATTGCCTCAAATCCTTGGTATATTTGGGTTGGTGGTGGAACATTAGGCGTTATTTTCCTAACAGCTAATATTTTACTATTACCACGACTTGGCTCGGCACTGCTTGTGATGATTACGGTTTGTGGACAAATGATTATGGCGATTATTATTGATAATTTTGGCTTATTTCAAGTACCAATGCATGAGATTAATATCGAACGTCTACTTGGCGTTATTTTAATGTTCGGCGGCATTTACTTGATGCAACGCTTTTAA
- a CDS encoding AAA family ATPase, producing MKIRIIGSVGSGKTTLAKKLSEWQQIDYFETDRIVWKREETEVRRTDIEKIAVLNKILQQENWIIEGVHLEAWVNESFDQADVIIFLNLPKKQIRSQLIKRQIKQLLRLEAAHYQVKLNMLNKMFYWDDLFDQRTKPLIAEKMAQTPTKWLVVTEKTALQEIQKRLLQIISSRDIL from the coding sequence ATGAAAATTCGTATTATCGGATCCGTCGGAAGCGGCAAAACCACTTTAGCTAAAAAGCTTTCCGAGTGGCAACAAATCGATTATTTTGAAACAGATCGCATCGTCTGGAAACGAGAAGAAACAGAGGTAAGACGAACCGACATCGAAAAAATAGCAGTATTAAATAAGATTCTTCAACAAGAAAACTGGATTATTGAAGGCGTTCATTTGGAAGCATGGGTGAACGAAAGCTTTGATCAAGCGGATGTGATTATTTTTCTCAATTTACCTAAAAAGCAAATCCGCTCCCAACTTATTAAGCGCCAAATTAAACAGTTACTACGATTAGAAGCAGCACATTACCAAGTCAAATTAAACATGTTAAATAAAATGTTTTATTGGGACGATTTATTTGACCAAAGAACAAAACCACTAATTGCTGAAAAAATGGCTCAAACTCCAACAAAATGGCTAGTCGTCACCGAAAAAACAGCATTGCAAGAAATACAAAAAAGGCTATTGCAAATTATATCGAGCCGTGATATATTATAA
- a CDS encoding PadR family transcriptional regulator gives MNEKLRKAYLPMTETAFYILLSLVKPRHGYAIIENVAKMTDDRIKLGPGTIYGSLSKMNKDNLIQIIQEESNRKIYQITEIGTDILQLEKARIEELYRNSREV, from the coding sequence ATGAATGAAAAATTACGGAAAGCCTATCTTCCAATGACCGAAACCGCTTTTTACATATTACTTTCGCTCGTCAAACCAAGGCACGGTTACGCGATTATCGAAAACGTCGCAAAGATGACAGATGATCGAATCAAGCTTGGACCCGGGACTATTTACGGAAGCTTATCTAAAATGAACAAAGATAATTTGATCCAAATTATTCAAGAAGAGAGTAATCGGAAAATCTATCAAATTACTGAAATTGGCACAGACATTTTGCAATTAGAAAAAGCGCGCATCGAAGAATTGTATAGAAACTCAAGGGAGGTCTAA